The window CTGGAAAGGGGATGCAAGCGGCACTGCTCATGGCAACGCTTCGCGCGGGGCTTATCTCGGAATTGTCGCGCGCAGAAAGCGTTGAACAAGGGACACCTAACCAGTCTTCCTTGTACGCCGAAATCGCCACTATGGCGATGATCTTGAACTCGCTCCTTTACGCCAGCGGTACAGAAGAGAAATATGCGACCTTCTTCTACAGCCATCTTAACCCGGAAACAGATATGCTTACGACGCTTAATGCGGGACATAATCCACCGCTACTCATCAGAAAGGATGGCACCTATAAGTGGTTGGGTGAGGATGTTGGTGGTATTCCGCTCGGAATGTTTCCGAACGATATGGTTTCAAGCATTGCCGAATATGAAGCGGAGCATGTCCAACTCGCCAGTGGTGATGTCATTGTGTATTATACAGACGGTGTCACAGAAACTGTCAACGTTGATGACGACTATTATGAAGAAGATCGGCTTGTAGAGGCATCAAAAGCATGCCAGGATGAAAATGCTGAGGGTATCCGCAAGTACCTTCACAACGCTGTCATGGAATTCCAGGGAGAAGCGGATCAGTTTGATGACTTGACGCTCCTTATTTTGAGAAAGGAATAGATAGTTATCAGTTGTCAGTACGATTTTTCTGCGAAAAATCTTTCAGTTGTCAGTTACAAGAGGCGTGGGATACTCCCAAAACCTCTTAACTGACAACTGATGACCGATAACTGACAACTATTAAAAACAGATGCAACAGAGTTCGACAGTCGGACGCGCCTTTTTAGATCCAACAATCCTTGCCCGAATCGGGAATCTTGAATTAATCGCGAAATTCGTTGTGGAAGGTTTTATCTCAGGGCTACACAAAAGCCCGTATCACGGGTTTAGTGTTGAATTCTCACAATACCGACAATATATGCCCGGAGACGATACCAAACATATAGATTGGAAAGCCTACGCCCGCACGGATAGGTACTATATTAAGCAGTTTGAGGAAGAGACGAATCTCAATTGCTACCTGCTTTTAGATACAAGCGAGTCTATGGCGCATCCGTCAGATGATGAGCAGACAAACGATGCAACCACAGACGGGAACGGTGCTGGGACACCAAGGCTAACGAAGTTGAGATATTCGAGTTTCCTCATTGCGTCCCTTGCCTATTTTATGGCGAAGCAGCGCGATGCGGTCGGTTTTGCTTATTTTGATGATGTGCTTCGCCAGTACCTCCCTGCGCGAAGTAGCACATCACACTTACACTCAATTTTGCTCACATTGGAGACGTTACAGACAACAAAGCATACAAGGATGGGAACGCCACTCCATCAAATTGCTGAACGTCTTACCAAACGCGGATTGGTACTCTTCATCTCAGATCTCTACGATGAAAATCATGAGGAGGTCATCGCTGGATTAGAACATCTCCGTTATGAAGGGCACGAAGTTATCGTCTTCCATGTGCTTGCAGAACAGGAACTTGAGTTTGCTAACTTTGAGACAGGACGGAGTTCGGAAGCACTTATCCGATTTATTGATTCAGAAAACGACGCTGAGATTATCACAACCCCGCAAGCGATTCAGGAGAGTTATCTGAGCAATTTCAACGACTTTCTTGATACCTATAGGCTCGCGCTACGACAAGCGGATATTGATTACAACATAATAACAACAGCAACCCCGATTGATCTCGCGCTTGCTTCTTATCTCGCTAAGCGGCAAGGTGTCCTCTAAGGGGATAGTTGTCAGTACGATTTTTTTTTAAAAAAATCTTTCAGTTATCAGTTGTCAGTTAAGAGGGTTTTGAACTATCATACATCTCTTTTACCTGATCCCCGAAGACTGGTTGGTAACTAAAGACGCTAAAAACGGAACAAAACTTAATAGTTAAAAATGTTTGGCTTGACTTTTTTAGCAACCTCTTTTGCAGTAGCGGGTGCGATAGGCGCATCCATCCCGCTCATTCTTCATCTACTGAATCGGGAACGTGCGCGGCGACTGATTTTCAGTACCGTCCGTTTCATCCAGATGTCGCATCAGACGAACGTGCGGCGGCACAGGTTGAAACGATTGCTGCTCCTGCTAATGCGTATTCTGATGTTGGCACTGCTCGGCTTAGCGTTTGCGCGCCCATTTTTCGCCGATGCCCCAGAGTTTGCGCAGAAAACAGGTGGGAAACGGAACGCTGTTATCATTCTGGATACCTCTTATAGTATGCAGTATGAAGGGGTTCTTGAGAATGCAAGAAAAGCGGCGGTCGAAATTCTGGACGGGCTTGATGCCTCCGATGCTGCCTGCCTCATACTTTCGTCCGACAATGCCCGTGTCGTTGCGCCACTCGGTTCAGAGTTTACGCATATTCGTACGGCTTTGAACAACGCAGAAACGACTAACGAGCATACGGATTACTTGGACGCGATGCAAACCGCGGATGAAATCCTCCAGTCTATTCCTATCGGTGAGAAACAGGTTTATCTTGTCGGAGATATGCAAAAGCGGGGGTGGGAGAATTTTATTGAGACGGACAAACTCAGTCCTGATGTCCAAATTAACTTTGTTGATGTGCGTGCTGAAGAACCGCAGAATTATGCTATCACCGAGATCAGCGTGCCACCTGTCATCCTGAAGGAACAGAAAGCGTCGCAGCTTGTCGCGCGGGTACGTAATTTCGGCGATGAGCCGGTTGAAAATCTGCAAGTGCGTCTCTTTATAGACGACAATGTGATTGATAGTGTCGAACTTGATATTGAACCAGATGATCTCGCGGACGCTGTTTTTAAGGTTGAGTTTCAAGACGAGGCGACACATACAGGTTGGGTTGAACTGCCAGAGGATGCACTTGGTGTTGACAACAAGCGATATTTTACTTTGCAAAGTCTACGGTCGATTAAAGTCCATGCTGTCCGTGAAAGGCTGCGAACGAGTGGTCGCTATCAAACTGTAGAGACTTTCTTCATGAAAAAGGCGTTGGTATCGGGGCGTGACGCTGTCCAAATTGATTTCGCCGAATCAGCCTCGGTCCCGAATGCCTCGACACTCGCAAGCGTAGATGTGCTGATCCTTGCGGATGTTGCAGAACTCTCTTCCGGTGAAGCGGAGCGTGTGAAGGCTTACGTCGCTGCTGGTGGGGGTCTGATTTTAACGGTTGGCAATAATATTGATGCCGATGCTTATAAACAACGTCTTGGCGGTGAGAATGGATTA is drawn from Candidatus Poribacteria bacterium and contains these coding sequences:
- a CDS encoding DUF58 domain-containing protein, producing the protein MQQSSTVGRAFLDPTILARIGNLELIAKFVVEGFISGLHKSPYHGFSVEFSQYRQYMPGDDTKHIDWKAYARTDRYYIKQFEEETNLNCYLLLDTSESMAHPSDDEQTNDATTDGNGAGTPRLTKLRYSSFLIASLAYFMAKQRDAVGFAYFDDVLRQYLPARSSTSHLHSILLTLETLQTTKHTRMGTPLHQIAERLTKRGLVLFISDLYDENHEEVIAGLEHLRYEGHEVIVFHVLAEQELEFANFETGRSSEALIRFIDSENDAEIITTPQAIQESYLSNFNDFLDTYRLALRQADIDYNIITTATPIDLALASYLAKRQGVL
- a CDS encoding BatA domain-containing protein, with the translated sequence MFGLTFLATSFAVAGAIGASIPLILHLLNRERARRLIFSTVRFIQMSHQTNVRRHRLKRLLLLLMRILMLALLGLAFARPFFADAPEFAQKTGGKRNAVIILDTSYSMQYEGVLENARKAAVEILDGLDASDAACLILSSDNARVVAPLGSEFTHIRTALNNAETTNEHTDYLDAMQTADEILQSIPIGEKQVYLVGDMQKRGWENFIETDKLSPDVQINFVDVRAEEPQNYAITEISVPPVILKEQKASQLVARVRNFGDEPVENLQVRLFIDDNVIDSVELDIEPDDLADAVFKVEFQDEATHTGWVELPEDALGVDNKRYFTLQSLRSIKVHAVRERLRTSGRYQTVETFFMKKALVSGRDAVQIDFAESASVPNASTLASVDVLILADVAELSSGEAERVKAYVAAGGGLILTVGNNIDADAYKQRLGGENGLMPCDFVQAVGDALDREQFRVLATVKYEHPIFVPFKEPNHGDFGKARFYRIFQAVPTKDATVIAAYDDGSPALFEKPYGNLGRVLCFTSTIDREWNDLPIRAVYLPFLHETIKYLALKDVDAAPNYRVGDSVELKISEDENGDAARNTEIAVFNPNNVETRLQRNENLTEISSQGSVFYADTAIPGIYSVHTSGTAPYYFIVNVDTTESDLAARDVEELTSMLKGAADELVEEKPTAELIAQFEADVEKNQNVWVYLMLAVFALAVTEMFFANRV